In Bubalus kerabau isolate K-KA32 ecotype Philippines breed swamp buffalo chromosome 4, PCC_UOA_SB_1v2, whole genome shotgun sequence, one DNA window encodes the following:
- the LOC129650759 gene encoding BTB/POZ domain-containing protein 17-like yields the protein MPSGLVDPEAPWYLYCGELTVLLAQAIPLHQLATKYRVASLQRGVADYMRARLAGGAGPAVGWYHYAVSTGDEALRQSCLQFLAWNLSAVAGSAEWGAVSPELLAQLLPRSDLVLQDELELFQALEAWLGRARPPPAVDECALRAIRYPMIPPAQLFQLQARSAALARHGPAVADLLLQAYQFHAASPLHYAKFFDVNGSAFLPRNYLAPAWGAPWVINNPARDDRSTSFQTQLGPSGHDSGRRVTWNVLFSPRWLPVSLRPVYADATGTALPLARPEDGRPRLVVTPASSGGDAAGVSFQKTVLVGARHHGRLLVRHAYSFHQSSEEAGDFLAHADLQRRNSEYLVENALHLHLIVKPVYHTLIRTPK from the exons ATGCCCTCTGGACTGGTGGACCCTGAAGCCCCTTG GTACCTCTACTGCGGAGAGCTGACCGTGCTGCTGGCGCAGGCCATCCCCCTGCACCAGCTGGCCACCAAGTACCGCGTGGCCTCCTTGCAGCGGGGCGTGGCCGACTATATGCGCGCGCGCCTGGCGGGCGGCGCGGGCCCGGCGGTGGGCTGGTACCACTACGCGGTGAGCACCGGGGACGAGGCCCTGCGCCAGAGCTGCCTGCAGTTCCTGGCCTGGAACCTGTCGGCCGTGGCGGGGAGCGCCGAGTGGGGCGCCGTGAGCCCTGAGCTGCTGGCGCAGCTGCTGCCGCGCTCGGACCTCGTGCTGCAGGACGAGCTGGAGCTCTTCCAGGCGCTGGAGGCGTGGCTGGGCCGCGCGCGGCCGCCGCCGGCCGTGGACGAGTGCGCGCTGCGCGCCATCCGTTACCCCATGATCCCTCCGGCGCAGCTGTTCCAGCTTCAGGCGCGCTCGGCCGCCCTGGCGCGCCATGGCCCGGCGGTGGCCGACCTGCTCCTTCAGGCCTACCAGTTCCACGCCGCCTCGCCGCTGCACTACGCCAAGTTTTTCGACGTCAACGGCAGCGCCTTCCTGCCCCGCAACTACCTCGCGCCCGCCTGGGGCGCCCCGTGGGTCATCAACAACCCTGCCCGCGACGATCGCAGCACCAGCTTCCAGACGCAGCTGGGCCCAAGCGGCCACGACTCGGGCCGCCGTGTCACCTGGAACGTGCTCTTCTCTCCACGCTGGCTGCCGGTAAGCCTGCGGCCCGTCTACGCGGACGCCACGGGCACCGCGCTGCCCCTCGCACGCCCTGAGGACGGCCGGCCGCGGCTGGTGGTCACGCCGGCCAGCAGCGGCGGCGACGCGGCGGGCGTGAGCTTCCAGAAGACCGTGCTGGTGGGGGCGCGCCACCACGGCCGCCTGCTGGTCCGCCACGCCTACAGCTTCCACCAGAGCAGCGAGGAGGCCGGCGACTTCCTGGCGCACGCCGACCTGCAGCGGCGCAACTCCGAGTACCTGGTGGAGAACGCCCTGCATCTCCACCTCATTGTCAAGCCCGTCTATCACACCCTCATCCGGACCCCCAAGTAG
- the LOC129648591 gene encoding dynein axonemal intermediate chain 2-like: MEIVYAYVKKRSEFGKQCNFSDRQAELNIDIPPNPELAEQFVERNPVDTGSQCSTSMSEHEANTERFEMETRGINHIEGGWPKDVNPLELEQTIRFRKKVEKDENYINAIMQLGSIMEHCIKQNNAIDIYQEYFDDEDAVEVTDEAPSAKTINVFRDPQEIKRPATHVSWHPDGNRKLAVAYSCLNFQRAPEGMSNESYIWDLENPNRPEITLKPSSPLVTLEYNPKDSHVLLAGCYNGQIACWDTRKGSLVAELSTIEFSHRDPVYGTIWLHSKTGTECFSASTDGQVMWWDIRKLSEPTEVVIMDITKKEHLENALGAISLEFESTLPTKFMVGTEQGVVISCNRKGKTPAEKIVCTFSGHHGPIYALQRNPFYPKNFLTVGDWTARIWSEDSRESSIMWTKYHMAYLTDGAWSPVRPAVFFTTKMDGTLDIWDFVFKQCDPALSLKVCDEALFCLRVQDNGCFIACGSQLGTTTLLEVSDGLCTLQRNEKNTASSIFERETRREKILEARHREMRLKEKGKAEGRDDELRDEPPILNLEELVTKAEEEFFDIIFTELKRKEAEAMKKQPKPPKQPSQETDEEVQGEEEAEEERGDGEGEEGGGEESPALGGQP; the protein is encoded by the exons ATGGAGATTGTGTACGCATACGTGAAGAAACGCAGTGAGTTTGGGAAGCAATGCAACTTCTCCGACCGCCAGGCAGAGCTGAACATCGACATCCCGCCCAACCCCGAGCTGGCCGAGCAGTTTGTAGAGCGGAACCCGGTGGACACGGGCAGCCAGTGCTCCACCAGCATGTCGGAACATGAG GCCAACACAGAGCGCTTTGAGATGGAGACCCGGGGGATTAACCACATCGAGGGTGGCTGGCCCAAGGATGTGAACCCCCTGGAGCTGGAGCAGACGATCCGCTTCCGGAAGAAGGTGGAGAAAGATGAGAACTACATCAACGCCATCATGCAGCTGGGCTCG ATCATGGAGCACTGTATCAAGCAGAATAACGCCATCGACATCTACCAGGAGTATTTTGACGACGAGGATGCGGTGGAGGTGACGGACGAGGCCCCGTCAGCTAAGACCATCAATGTTTTCAG GGACCCCCAGGAAATTAAGCGGCCAGCCACACATGTCTCCTGGCATCCCGATGGCAACAGGAAGTTGGCAGTGGCGTATTCTTGCTTGAACTTTCAACGGGCACCCGAGGGCATGAGCAACGAATCGTACATCTGGGACCTGG AAAACCCCAACAGGCCAGAAATCACCCTAAAGCCGTCTTCTCCTCTTGTCACCTTGGAGTATAACCCCAAAGATTCCCACGTGCTCCTGGCAGGCTGCTACAATGGGCAGATCG CCTGCTGGGACACGCGGAAGGGCAGCCTGGTGGCAGAGCTGTCCACCATCGAGTTCAGCCACCGAGACCCCGTGTACGGCACCATCTGGCTGCACTCGAAGACAGGCACAGAGTGTTTCTCGGCATCTACGGACGGGCAG GTCATGTGGTGGGACATCCGGAAGTTGAGCGAGCCGACCGAGGTCGTcatcatggacatcaccaaaaagGAGCATCTGGAGAACGCCTTGGGGGCCATCTCCCTGGAGTTCGAGTCCACTCTG CCGACCAAGTTCATGGTGGGCACGGAGCAAGGCGTCGTCATCTCCTGCAACCGCAAGGGCAAGACGCCCGCTGAGAAGATCGTGTGCACCTTCTCAGGCCACCATGGCCCCATCTATGCCCTGCAGAGAAACCCGTTCTACCCAAAGAACTTCCTGACCGTCGGCGACTGGACCGCCCGCATCTGGTCAGAGGACAGCCGGGAGTCGTCCATCATGTGGACCAA GTACCACATGGCTTATCTCACTGATGGCGCCTGGAGCCCCGTGAGGCCGGCGGTTTTCTTCACCACCAAGATGGACGGGACCTTGGACATCTGGGACTTTGTGTTCAAGCAGTGCGACCCTGCCCTCAGCCTGAAG GTCTGTGACGAAGCCCTCTTCTGCCTCCGGGTGCAAGACAACGGGTGCTTCATCGCCTGCGGCTCCCAGCTGGGGACGACCACGCTGCTGGAGGTCTCCGACGGGCTGTGCACCCTCCAGAGAAATGAGAAGAACACGGCTTCCTCG ATATTCGAGCGCGAGACGCGGCGGGAGAAGATCCTGGAGGCGAGGCACCGCGAGATGCGCCTGAAGGAGAAGGGCAAGGCCGAGGGCCGGGACGACGAGCTGAGGGACGAGCCGCCCATCTTGAACCTGGAGGAGCTGGTCACCAAGGCCGAGGAGGAGTTCTTCGACATCATCTTCACGGAGCTGAAGAGGAAGGAGGCGGAAGCCATGAAGAAGCAGCCCAAACCT CCGAAACAGCCAAGCCAGGAGACAGATGAGGAGGTGCAGGGAGAGGAAGAAGCGGAGGAAGAAAGAGGCGACGgtgaaggggaggaaggaggcggTGAAGAGAGTCCAGCGCTGGGAGGTCAGCCCTGA